The following coding sequences lie in one Variovorax terrae genomic window:
- a CDS encoding class I SAM-dependent rRNA methyltransferase, with the protein MKTIRLKDGKERSLLRRHPWVFDSAIARGGADAGETVRVESHAGQFLAWAAFSPSSRIRARVWSFDEAQRIDAPFLGATLERSIRARRRFDIQSDGLRLVHGESDGLPGLIVDRYGDTLVAQFLSSGAERWKGALADALLAQTGLARLYERSDASVRTLEGLAPATGWLRGEGPTGLTLREHDWRLGLDIAEGHKTGFYLDQRDSRRKFADYARRLGFQRVLNCYCYTGGFTVAALAGGAAHVTSIDSSGPALERARANVALNGFEAGRADFLDADVNASLRQFDKDGRSFDAIVLDPPKFAPTAAHAERAARAYKDINRLAFKLLEPGGVLFTYSCSGGIAPELFHKIVASAGLDAGVDGYISERMEGAPDHPMTITFPEGEYLKGLVVIRKP; encoded by the coding sequence ATGAAAACGATTCGTCTCAAAGACGGCAAGGAACGCTCCCTGCTGCGCCGCCATCCGTGGGTGTTCGACTCCGCCATCGCCCGGGGCGGCGCCGACGCGGGCGAGACGGTGCGCGTGGAGTCGCACGCGGGCCAGTTCCTGGCCTGGGCGGCGTTCAGCCCGAGCTCGCGGATCCGGGCCCGGGTCTGGAGCTTCGATGAGGCGCAGCGCATCGATGCGCCGTTTCTGGGTGCCACCCTCGAACGCTCCATCCGGGCCCGGCGCCGGTTCGACATCCAGAGCGATGGCCTGCGGCTGGTCCATGGCGAGTCCGACGGCCTGCCCGGCCTGATCGTGGACCGCTACGGCGACACGCTGGTCGCGCAGTTCCTGTCCAGCGGCGCCGAGCGCTGGAAGGGCGCGCTGGCCGATGCGCTGCTGGCGCAGACCGGCCTGGCACGGCTCTACGAGCGCTCCGACGCCAGCGTGCGCACGCTCGAAGGCCTGGCGCCCGCCACCGGCTGGCTGCGCGGCGAGGGCCCGACCGGCCTCACCCTGCGCGAGCATGACTGGCGCCTGGGCCTGGACATCGCCGAGGGCCACAAGACCGGCTTTTACCTGGACCAGCGCGACAGCCGCCGCAAATTCGCCGACTACGCGCGCCGCCTGGGCTTTCAGCGCGTGCTCAACTGCTATTGCTACACCGGCGGCTTCACCGTGGCGGCGCTGGCCGGCGGCGCGGCGCATGTGACCTCGATCGACTCCTCCGGCCCGGCGCTGGAGCGGGCGCGCGCCAACGTGGCGCTCAACGGCTTCGAGGCCGGCCGCGCCGACTTCCTGGACGCCGACGTGAACGCCTCGCTGCGCCAGTTCGACAAGGACGGCCGCAGCTTCGACGCCATCGTTCTCGACCCCCCGAAGTTCGCGCCCACGGCGGCGCACGCCGAGCGCGCGGCACGCGCCTACAAGGACATCAACCGCCTGGCCTTCAAGCTGCTGGAGCCGGGCGGCGTGCTGTTCACCTATTCCTGCTCGGGCGGCATCGCGCCCGAGCTGTTCCACAAGATCGTGGCCTCGGCCGGCCTCGACGCAGGCGTGGACGGCTACATCAGCGAACGCATGGAAGGCGCGCCCGACCACCCCATGACCATCACCTTTCCGGAAGGGGAATACCTCAAGGGGCTGGTGGTTATCCGAAAACCCTGA
- a CDS encoding CobW family GTP-binding protein, with product MSLIPATILTGFLGSGKTTLLKRVLTEAHGQKIAVIENEFGEENIDSDILVTETKEQIIQMSNGCVCCTIREDLRATLQLLAAKKRKGLLDFDRVIIETTGLADPGPVAQTFFMDDEIAESFLLDSILTLVDAKHAAQQLNDRQEARRQVGFADQIFISKTDLVAQDETEALMHRLKHMNPRAPQKAVHFGEVGLNEVFDLRGFNLNAKLDIDPDFLKEDEHDHDHHDHDHEHGEHCDHPSHAHEQHGHHHHHDDDVKSFVFKSDRAFDPAKLEDFLGAIVNIYGPRMLRYKGVLNMKGTDRKVIFQGVHQLMGSDLGPQWAEGEPRTSKMVFIGIELPRDIFLQGMEQCLV from the coding sequence ATGAGCCTCATTCCCGCCACCATCCTGACCGGCTTCCTCGGCTCCGGCAAGACCACGCTGCTCAAGCGCGTGCTCACCGAAGCCCACGGCCAGAAAATCGCCGTGATCGAAAACGAATTCGGCGAGGAAAACATCGACAGCGACATCCTGGTCACCGAGACCAAGGAACAGATCATCCAGATGAGCAACGGCTGCGTCTGCTGCACCATCCGCGAGGACCTGCGCGCCACGCTGCAGCTGCTGGCGGCCAAGAAGCGCAAGGGCCTGCTCGACTTCGACCGCGTCATCATCGAGACCACCGGCCTGGCCGACCCCGGCCCGGTGGCGCAGACCTTCTTCATGGACGACGAGATCGCCGAGAGCTTCCTGCTCGACTCCATCCTGACGCTGGTGGATGCCAAGCACGCGGCCCAGCAGCTCAACGACCGCCAGGAAGCGCGCCGCCAGGTGGGCTTCGCCGACCAGATCTTCATCAGCAAGACCGACCTGGTGGCCCAGGACGAGACCGAGGCGCTGATGCACCGCCTCAAGCACATGAACCCGCGCGCGCCGCAAAAGGCCGTGCATTTCGGCGAGGTGGGCCTGAACGAGGTGTTCGACCTGCGCGGCTTCAACCTCAACGCCAAGCTCGACATCGACCCCGACTTCCTCAAGGAAGACGAGCACGATCACGACCACCATGACCACGATCATGAGCACGGCGAGCACTGCGACCACCCCTCGCATGCCCACGAGCAGCACGGCCACCACCATCACCATGACGACGACGTCAAGAGCTTCGTCTTCAAGTCCGACCGCGCGTTCGACCCGGCCAAGCTCGAGGACTTCCTGGGCGCCATCGTCAACATCTACGGCCCGCGCATGCTGCGCTACAAGGGCGTGCTCAACATGAAGGGCACCGACCGCAAGGTGATCTTCCAGGGCGTGCACCAGCTCATGGGCAGCGACCTCGGGCCGCAGTGGGCCGAGGGCGAGCCGCGCACCAGCAAGATGGTGTTCATCGGCATCGAGCTGCCGCGGGACATCTTTTTGCAGGGCATGGAGCAATGCCTGGTCTGA
- the dksA gene encoding RNA polymerase-binding protein DksA, which translates to MKVQPKKTKLQASTKKPVVKAKPAAKSPVRAPAKAAKPAAKQTASKPVAKAAKAVAKKTAKPAAKSQAAAKPASKAAQPSAKPVARQAAAPAPKAKATGAKAPVVPAKSSIKTAKPAAPPAKTAPAKAVAARPVPVAAPVAAPAPMAKTGRGARGTPPTPPAPAPVVASTAAKASYQHTMSSPVLVPPPQVAVKKDPKLANNWKAKTAEQLSDAEVLAMPDTEYMNDKQMAFFRLKLVQLKQEILNSAGETTEHLREDTVIVPDPADRATIEEEHALELRTRDRERKLLKKIEQSIARIDAGDYGYCDETGEPIGVGRLLARPTATLSLEAQQRRELKQKMFGD; encoded by the coding sequence GTGAAAGTCCAGCCCAAGAAGACCAAGCTGCAGGCCAGCACGAAAAAGCCGGTGGTCAAGGCCAAACCGGCGGCCAAGTCGCCGGTCAGGGCACCCGCCAAGGCGGCCAAACCCGCTGCCAAGCAAACGGCTTCCAAGCCCGTGGCCAAGGCGGCGAAGGCCGTCGCCAAGAAAACAGCCAAGCCTGCCGCCAAGAGCCAGGCCGCCGCCAAACCGGCGTCCAAGGCCGCCCAGCCCTCCGCCAAGCCTGTTGCCAGGCAGGCGGCGGCACCTGCTCCCAAAGCGAAAGCCACCGGCGCGAAAGCGCCCGTGGTGCCGGCCAAGTCCAGCATCAAGACGGCCAAGCCGGCTGCTCCGCCCGCCAAAACAGCGCCTGCCAAGGCCGTTGCGGCGCGTCCCGTCCCCGTGGCCGCACCCGTTGCGGCGCCTGCTCCGATGGCCAAGACCGGTCGCGGCGCGCGGGGGACTCCTCCAACCCCGCCGGCTCCGGCACCCGTGGTAGCCTCGACCGCTGCCAAGGCCAGTTACCAACACACCATGTCCTCACCCGTTCTCGTTCCTCCCCCGCAAGTGGCCGTCAAGAAAGACCCCAAGCTCGCCAACAACTGGAAAGCCAAGACGGCCGAACAGCTGTCCGATGCCGAAGTCCTCGCGATGCCCGACACCGAGTACATGAACGACAAGCAGATGGCGTTCTTCCGCCTCAAGCTCGTGCAGCTCAAGCAGGAAATCCTCAACAGCGCCGGCGAAACCACCGAGCACCTGCGGGAAGACACCGTCATCGTGCCCGACCCGGCCGACCGCGCCACCATCGAGGAAGAGCATGCGCTTGAACTGCGCACGCGCGACCGCGAGCGCAAGCTGCTCAAGAAGATCGAGCAGTCGATCGCGCGCATCGACGCCGGCGACTACGGCTACTGCGATGAAACCGGCGAGCCGATCGGCGTGGGCCGCCTGCTTGCGCGGCCCACGGCCACGCTGTCGCTGGAGGCGCAGCAGCGCCGCGAACTCAAGCAGAAGATGTTCGGCGACTGA
- a CDS encoding STAS domain-containing protein, producing the protein MAKDDNAGLLSKVVKFVRNPTTNWADLDQQETDRESNYSKQMLKEMIERKRRNDFVRKREFDMLRKMRRREAMAGQDPAARPSFFQSSMPSKPDDRAMTLKKIDEIEAQMSMQWWKTKHGDSSVRTPNYSTVSSISADAGEQSRSSTANSASAPPKMGSIGYAKTDPAPLLAARVKAASPATLPPHYENTVPPPARAPAAAPAPVQPVAPPPPSANRAGRSDPPPSGFSHSKLFAVEVDEAFAHDPELEEASIRFANGDDAGAEAGLLEALGAQGTRSGHDETWLTLFDLYRATGQHERFESAAIDFAGRFSRSAPQWFSIPEMVGRMAAPSPSPSASARPSDWVSPSTFGTQSLAALNAALGKSAQPWRLDWSKLVAIEAAAAEPLRKLFAGWGAQPVQLRFIGADRLDEVLKKATPSGDKAIQPEWWRLRMEVLRIMHRPDEFELAALDYCVTYEVSPPSWDSARCEYKPLDSDGGYLSGHTLIGESSHDSLAFGASDGDGDTQTGHSQLSHISSVELAGQIVGDASATLDRLEAKLAGADVMVISCAKLIRVDFSAAGTLLNWVTSRQAEGRQVQFSDVHRLVAAFFNVIGISEHSRVVTRTD; encoded by the coding sequence ATGGCCAAAGACGACAACGCCGGTTTGCTGTCCAAGGTAGTGAAGTTCGTCCGCAACCCGACGACGAACTGGGCTGATCTCGACCAGCAGGAGACCGATCGGGAGAGCAACTACAGCAAGCAGATGCTCAAGGAGATGATCGAGCGCAAGCGGCGCAACGATTTCGTGCGCAAGCGCGAGTTCGACATGCTGCGCAAGATGCGCCGGCGCGAGGCGATGGCAGGGCAGGACCCGGCCGCCCGCCCCTCCTTCTTCCAGAGCAGCATGCCGTCCAAGCCCGACGACCGGGCCATGACGCTCAAGAAGATCGACGAGATCGAGGCGCAGATGTCCATGCAGTGGTGGAAAACCAAGCACGGCGACTCGTCGGTCCGCACGCCCAACTACTCGACGGTCTCCTCCATCTCCGCCGATGCCGGCGAGCAGAGCCGGTCCTCCACCGCCAACTCCGCCTCGGCGCCGCCGAAGATGGGCAGCATCGGGTACGCCAAGACGGATCCCGCTCCCTTGCTCGCGGCCCGGGTCAAGGCGGCTTCGCCCGCGACCCTGCCTCCCCACTACGAGAACACCGTGCCGCCCCCGGCCAGGGCGCCGGCCGCCGCCCCGGCGCCGGTGCAGCCGGTGGCTCCGCCGCCGCCTTCCGCGAACCGGGCAGGGCGCAGCGATCCGCCGCCCAGCGGCTTTTCCCACTCCAAGCTGTTCGCGGTCGAGGTGGACGAAGCCTTCGCCCATGACCCGGAGCTCGAAGAAGCCTCCATCCGCTTTGCCAACGGGGACGACGCCGGCGCCGAAGCGGGCCTGCTGGAGGCGCTGGGCGCCCAGGGCACCCGCAGCGGCCATGACGAAACCTGGCTGACCCTGTTCGACCTGTACCGCGCAACCGGCCAGCATGAGCGCTTCGAAAGCGCCGCCATCGATTTCGCGGGCCGGTTCAGCCGCTCGGCTCCGCAATGGTTCTCGATTCCGGAGATGGTGGGTCGCATGGCCGCGCCGTCACCGTCGCCTTCTGCCTCCGCCCGGCCGTCGGACTGGGTCAGCCCGTCGACCTTCGGCACGCAGTCGCTGGCCGCGCTCAACGCGGCCCTGGGCAAGTCGGCGCAGCCCTGGCGGCTGGACTGGTCCAAGCTGGTCGCCATCGAAGCGGCGGCGGCCGAGCCGCTGCGCAAGCTGTTCGCCGGCTGGGGCGCCCAGCCGGTGCAACTGCGCTTCATCGGCGCCGATCGCCTGGACGAAGTGCTCAAGAAGGCCACCCCCTCGGGCGACAAGGCGATCCAGCCGGAATGGTGGCGCCTGCGCATGGAAGTGCTGCGCATCATGCACCGGCCCGACGAGTTCGAACTGGCCGCGCTGGACTACTGCGTCACCTACGAGGTGTCCCCGCCGTCATGGGACAGCGCGCGCTGCGAATACAAGCCGCTGGACAGCGATGGCGGCTACCTGTCCGGCCACACCCTCATTGGCGAGTCATCGCACGATTCGCTGGCGTTTGGCGCCAGCGACGGCGACGGGGACACGCAGACGGGCCATTCGCAGCTCTCGCACATCTCGTCCGTGGAACTGGCGGGCCAGATCGTGGGCGACGCCTCGGCCACGCTGGACCGGCTGGAGGCCAAGCTGGCCGGCGCCGATGTCATGGTCATTTCGTGCGCCAAGCTGATCCGCGTGGACTTCTCGGCCGCTGGCACCCTGCTGAACTGGGTGACCTCGCGGCAGGCCGAAGGCCGCCAGGTGCAGTTCAGCGACGTGCATCGCCTGGTGGCGGCCTTCTTCAATGTGATCGGTATCAGCGAGCATTCGCGCGTGGTCACGAGAACGGACTGA
- the hslV gene encoding ATP-dependent protease subunit HslV, whose protein sequence is MEQFHGTTIVSVRRKTADGYQVAIGGDGQVTLGNIVVKGSARKVRKLYHDQVLAGFAGATADAFTLFERFEAKLEKYQGHLVRAAIELTKDWRTDRVLRRLEAMLAVADKDASLIITGNGDVLEPEHGIVAIGSGGAYAQAAARALLDNTELPARDIVKKSLEIAGELCIYTNMHHTIETL, encoded by the coding sequence ATGGAACAATTTCACGGCACCACCATCGTCAGCGTGCGGCGCAAGACCGCTGACGGCTACCAGGTCGCCATCGGCGGCGACGGACAGGTCACGCTCGGCAACATCGTCGTCAAGGGCTCGGCCCGCAAGGTGCGCAAGCTCTACCACGATCAGGTGCTGGCCGGCTTTGCCGGCGCCACGGCGGATGCCTTCACCCTGTTCGAGCGCTTCGAGGCCAAGCTCGAGAAATACCAGGGCCACCTGGTGCGCGCGGCCATCGAGCTGACCAAGGACTGGCGCACCGACCGCGTGCTGCGCCGCCTCGAGGCCATGCTGGCCGTGGCGGACAAGGACGCCTCGCTCATCATCACCGGCAACGGCGATGTGCTGGAGCCCGAGCACGGCATCGTCGCCATCGGCTCCGGCGGCGCCTATGCGCAGGCCGCGGCCAGGGCGCTGCTCGACAACACCGAGCTGCCGGCGCGCGACATCGTGAAGAAGTCGCTCGAGATCGCCGGCGAGCTGTGCATCTACACCAACATGCACCACACCATCGAGACGCTCTGA
- the hslU gene encoding ATP-dependent protease ATPase subunit HslU has translation MSSMTPQEIVSELDRHIVGQAQAKRAVAIALRNRWRRQQVDEKLRGEITPKNILMIGPTGVGKTEIARRLARLADAPFIKVEATKFTEVGYVGKDVDSIIRDLADMAVKQTRETEMRKVRTRAEDAAEDRLLDVLIPAARTAEAQGAAPDSAARQAFRKKLREGQLDDKDIEIDLAEARPQLEIMGPAGMEDMAEQLRGMFSQFGGQKRKTRKLKIAEAMKLLIDEEAGKLVNEDEIKTQAIASAEQNGIVFIDEIDKVASRSDTGGADVSRQGVQRDLLPLVEGTAVSTKYGMVRTDHILFIASGAFHLSRPSDLIPELQGRFPIRVELQSLSVQDFEAILTQTHASLVKQYQALLATENVTIEFTPEGITRLARIAYEVNERTENIGARRLSTAMERLLDEVSFDATRLEGQKVTIDAAYVDARLEELSRNEDLSRYIL, from the coding sequence ATGTCGTCCATGACCCCCCAGGAGATCGTCTCCGAACTCGACCGCCACATCGTGGGCCAGGCGCAGGCCAAGCGCGCCGTGGCCATTGCCTTGCGCAACCGCTGGCGCCGCCAGCAGGTCGATGAAAAGCTGCGCGGCGAGATCACGCCCAAGAACATCCTGATGATCGGCCCCACCGGCGTGGGCAAGACCGAGATCGCGCGCCGCCTGGCGCGGCTGGCCGATGCGCCCTTCATCAAGGTCGAGGCCACCAAATTCACCGAGGTCGGCTACGTGGGCAAGGACGTGGATTCGATCATCCGCGATCTGGCCGACATGGCCGTCAAGCAGACCCGCGAGACCGAGATGCGCAAGGTGCGCACGCGCGCGGAAGATGCCGCGGAAGACCGCCTGCTCGATGTCCTGATCCCTGCCGCCCGCACGGCGGAGGCCCAGGGCGCCGCGCCGGACAGCGCCGCGCGCCAGGCCTTCCGCAAGAAGCTGCGCGAGGGGCAGCTCGACGACAAGGACATCGAGATCGATCTCGCCGAAGCCCGGCCCCAGCTCGAGATCATGGGGCCGGCCGGCATGGAAGACATGGCCGAGCAGCTGCGCGGCATGTTCAGCCAGTTCGGCGGCCAAAAACGCAAGACGCGCAAGCTCAAGATCGCCGAGGCGATGAAGCTGCTGATCGACGAAGAGGCCGGCAAGCTGGTCAACGAGGACGAGATCAAGACACAGGCCATTGCCAGCGCCGAGCAGAACGGCATCGTGTTCATCGACGAGATCGACAAGGTGGCGTCGCGCTCCGACACGGGCGGTGCCGACGTGTCGCGCCAGGGCGTGCAGCGCGACCTGCTGCCGCTGGTCGAGGGCACGGCCGTGTCCACCAAGTACGGCATGGTCCGCACCGACCACATCCTGTTCATTGCCTCGGGGGCCTTCCACCTGAGCCGGCCCAGCGACCTGATTCCCGAACTGCAGGGGCGCTTCCCGATCCGGGTGGAGCTGCAGTCGCTGTCGGTGCAGGATTTCGAGGCCATCCTGACGCAGACCCATGCTTCGCTGGTGAAGCAGTACCAAGCGCTGCTCGCAACGGAGAATGTCACCATCGAATTCACGCCCGAAGGCATCACGCGGCTGGCGCGCATTGCCTACGAGGTCAACGAACGCACCGAGAACATCGGCGCGCGCCGCCTGTCCACGGCGATGGAGCGCCTGCTCGACGAGGTGAGCTTCGACGCGACCCGGCTGGAGGGCCAGAAGGTGACGATCGACGCGGCCTACGTCGATGCACGCCTGGAGGAACTGAGCCGCAATGAGGATTTGTCCCGTTACATTCTCTAA
- the mraZ gene encoding division/cell wall cluster transcriptional repressor MraZ: MFQGASSLSLDAKGRLSVPTRHRDVLNAIAEGQLTITKHPHGCLMLFPRPEWEKFRERIAALPMSAQWWKRIFLGNAMDVDMDATGRVLVSPELRTAAGITRDTMLLGMGNHFELWDKATYDAEEAKAMQGDMPDVFKDFSF, translated from the coding sequence GTGTTTCAAGGGGCTTCATCTCTCAGTCTGGATGCGAAGGGCCGGCTTTCAGTGCCGACCCGGCATCGTGACGTGCTGAATGCCATCGCCGAGGGACAGCTCACGATCACCAAGCATCCGCATGGCTGCCTGATGCTGTTTCCGCGCCCCGAATGGGAGAAATTCCGTGAACGCATCGCGGCCTTGCCGATGAGCGCACAGTGGTGGAAGCGGATTTTTCTCGGCAATGCAATGGATGTGGACATGGATGCGACGGGCCGCGTGCTGGTATCGCCCGAGCTGCGCACGGCGGCCGGCATCACGCGCGACACCATGCTGCTGGGCATGGGCAACCATTTCGAGCTGTGGGACAAGGCGACCTACGACGCCGAGGAGGCGAAGGCGATGCAGGGCGACATGCCCGACGTCTTCAAGGATTTTTCCTTCTGA
- the rsmH gene encoding 16S rRNA (cytosine(1402)-N(4))-methyltransferase RsmH, which translates to MDTSWKHTTVLLNEAVDALLSNPDATYIDATFGRGGHSRLILSRLSPQGRLVAFDKDPDAIAEAQRLGDARLSIRHEGFRHLQELPAAGAAGVLMDLGVSSPQIDNPARGFSFRFDGPLDMRMDTTRGESVAEWLAHAEVQQIAEVIRDYGEERFALPVAKAIVARRQERGPISTTAELAQLVAGAVKTREPGQDPATRTFQALRIFINAELEELQQALEASLHVLQPGGRLVVISFHSLEDRIVKQFIAKHAREEYDRRAPFAPPKAMKLQALDRIRPSEAEVAANPRSRSAIMRVAERTAA; encoded by the coding sequence GTGGACACCTCATGGAAACACACCACCGTCTTGTTGAACGAAGCAGTCGATGCTCTCCTCAGCAATCCGGATGCGACCTACATCGACGCCACCTTCGGGCGCGGCGGCCATTCGCGGCTGATTCTCTCCCGGCTGTCCCCCCAGGGCCGGCTGGTCGCCTTCGACAAGGACCCCGATGCCATCGCCGAGGCGCAGCGCCTGGGCGATGCGCGCCTGTCCATCCGCCACGAAGGCTTTCGCCATCTGCAGGAGCTGCCCGCTGCCGGCGCGGCGGGCGTGCTGATGGACCTGGGCGTGAGCTCGCCCCAGATCGACAACCCGGCGCGGGGTTTCAGCTTCCGCTTCGACGGCCCGCTCGACATGCGCATGGACACCACGCGCGGCGAGAGCGTGGCCGAGTGGCTGGCCCATGCAGAAGTTCAACAGATCGCGGAGGTGATACGTGACTACGGCGAAGAACGGTTTGCTCTTCCGGTTGCAAAGGCGATTGTTGCTCGCCGACAGGAACGGGGCCCAATTTCAACCACCGCCGAGCTGGCCCAGCTCGTGGCTGGCGCGGTCAAAACCCGCGAGCCGGGCCAGGACCCTGCAACGCGCACATTTCAGGCTCTTCGGATTTTCATCAACGCCGAGCTTGAAGAGCTGCAACAGGCGCTAGAGGCCAGCCTGCATGTGCTGCAACCCGGAGGCCGGCTCGTGGTGATCAGCTTCCATTCGCTGGAAGACCGCATCGTCAAGCAATTCATCGCGAAGCATGCGCGCGAGGAATACGATCGCCGGGCGCCGTTTGCGCCGCCCAAGGCCATGAAGCTCCAGGCGCTGGACCGCATCCGGCCGTCCGAGGCCGAGGTGGCGGCCAATCCGCGTTCGCGCAGCGCGATCATGCGGGTGGCCGAAAGGACTGCTGCATGA
- the ftsL gene encoding cell division protein FtsL, producing the protein MTRLNIVLLLAVLASALYLVHTQYESRRLFTELDKAHAESRRLELDNERLQVEKRAQATPLRVEKLAKEQLQMRSATPAITQYVTYGAAAKAASAPEQAP; encoded by the coding sequence ATGACCCGGCTCAACATCGTTCTGCTGCTCGCGGTGCTGGCCAGTGCGCTGTACCTCGTGCACACCCAGTACGAATCGCGCCGGCTCTTCACGGAGCTGGACAAGGCGCATGCCGAGTCGCGCCGGCTGGAGCTCGACAACGAGCGCCTGCAGGTGGAAAAGCGCGCGCAGGCCACGCCGCTGCGGGTCGAGAAGCTGGCCAAGGAGCAGCTGCAGATGCGCTCGGCCACGCCGGCGATCACGCAATATGTCACCTATGGCGCCGCGGCGAAGGCTGCCTCCGCGCCGGAGCAGGCGCCATGA
- a CDS encoding peptidoglycan D,D-transpeptidase FtsI family protein has translation MSKSVLYASSPLLASKTPVWRSKFIVAAIAIGFVGLAARAAYVQVIGNEFFQRQGEVRFARTLELPANRGRILDRNGLILASSVPAPSIWAIPEDVERDPAKFKQLARLLDMPLADLNKKLEDEDKTFVWLKRQVDEPVAQQIQALGIKGIYMRKEYKRQYPEGESAAHVVGFTNVEDNGQEGVELAFNKELAGRAGSRRVIKDRLGRVVEDVGEQVPPVDGKDLQLSIDSKVQFFAYQKLRDTVIANKAKAGSVVVLDTVTGEVLAMANYPSYEPDRRQNLTGAQLRNRAMTDVFEPGSTMKPFTIGLALETGRVKPDTVIQTGPGRLTITGSTISDTHNNGALTVEQVIQKSSNIGTTKIAMMMQPREMWEVFSAAGFGQKPQITFPGAVTGRLRPFKSWRPIEQATMSYGYGLSASLFQMARSYTVFAHDGQIISATLLKTSEPAAGVQVLSAKTVAEVRKMLQMAAGPGGTGPKAQTMGYSVGGKSGTAHKQEGKGYAGHKYRAWFTGMAPIEKPRIIVAVMIDEPSAGQYYGGAVAAPVFSEVVQQTLRMMGVQPDMAVKPQIVADAVEESF, from the coding sequence ATGAGCAAGAGCGTCCTCTACGCCTCCAGCCCGCTGCTGGCGAGCAAGACGCCGGTCTGGCGCAGCAAGTTCATCGTCGCCGCCATCGCCATCGGCTTCGTCGGGCTGGCGGCGCGCGCGGCCTATGTGCAGGTGATCGGCAACGAATTCTTCCAGCGCCAGGGTGAGGTCCGCTTTGCCCGCACCCTGGAGCTGCCGGCCAACCGCGGCCGCATCCTGGACCGCAACGGCCTGATCCTTGCCTCCAGCGTGCCGGCGCCCAGCATCTGGGCCATTCCCGAGGACGTGGAGCGCGACCCGGCCAAATTCAAGCAGCTGGCCCGGCTGCTCGACATGCCGCTGGCCGACCTCAACAAGAAGCTCGAGGACGAGGACAAGACCTTCGTCTGGCTCAAGCGCCAGGTGGATGAGCCGGTGGCCCAGCAGATCCAGGCGTTGGGCATCAAGGGCATCTACATGCGCAAGGAGTACAAGCGCCAGTACCCCGAGGGCGAGTCTGCCGCGCATGTGGTGGGATTCACCAACGTCGAGGACAACGGCCAGGAGGGCGTGGAGCTGGCCTTCAACAAGGAGCTGGCTGGCCGCGCCGGCTCGCGCCGCGTGATCAAGGACCGGCTGGGACGCGTGGTGGAAGACGTGGGCGAGCAGGTGCCGCCGGTCGACGGCAAGGACCTGCAGCTGTCGATCGACAGCAAGGTGCAGTTCTTCGCCTACCAGAAACTGCGCGACACCGTGATCGCCAACAAGGCCAAGGCCGGCAGCGTCGTGGTGCTTGATACCGTGACCGGCGAGGTGCTGGCCATGGCCAACTACCCGAGCTACGAGCCCGACCGGCGGCAGAACCTCACGGGCGCGCAGCTGCGCAACCGCGCGATGACCGACGTGTTCGAGCCCGGCTCGACCATGAAGCCCTTCACCATCGGGCTGGCGCTGGAAACCGGCCGCGTCAAGCCCGACACCGTGATCCAGACCGGGCCCGGGCGCCTCACGATCACCGGCTCGACCATCTCCGACACCCACAACAACGGCGCGCTCACGGTGGAGCAGGTGATCCAGAAATCCAGCAACATCGGCACCACCAAGATCGCGATGATGATGCAGCCGCGCGAGATGTGGGAGGTCTTCTCGGCAGCGGGCTTCGGCCAGAAGCCGCAGATCACCTTCCCCGGCGCGGTCACGGGCCGGCTGCGCCCGTTCAAGAGCTGGCGGCCGATCGAGCAGGCCACCATGTCCTATGGCTACGGACTCTCGGCTTCGCTGTTCCAGATGGCGCGCTCGTACACCGTGTTCGCGCACGACGGCCAGATCATCTCCGCCACCCTGCTCAAGACCAGCGAGCCGGCGGCGGGCGTGCAGGTGCTGTCGGCCAAGACCGTGGCCGAAGTGCGCAAGATGCTGCAGATGGCCGCCGGCCCCGGCGGCACCGGGCCGAAGGCGCAGACCATGGGCTACTCGGTGGGCGGCAAGTCCGGCACGGCACACAAGCAGGAAGGCAAGGGCTACGCGGGCCACAAGTACCGCGCCTGGTTCACCGGCATGGCACCGATCGAGAAGCCGCGCATCATCGTCGCGGTGATGATCGACGAGCCCAGCGCCGGGCAGTACTACGGCGGCGCGGTCGCGGCCCCGGTGTTCAGCGAGGTGGTGCAGCAGACCCTGCGCATGATGGGCGTGCAGCCCGACATGGCTGTCAAGCCGCAGATCGTGGCCGACGCGGTGGAGGAGTCGTTCTGA